One Diospyros lotus cultivar Yz01 chromosome 1, ASM1463336v1, whole genome shotgun sequence genomic window carries:
- the LOC127812239 gene encoding AP2-like ethylene-responsive transcription factor PLT2 isoform X1 codes for MGSMNSNNWLSFPLSPNQSSLPPSLHASHQSHHFSLGLVNDNIDNAFQNQVEWNLINAQGSGEVPKVADFLGVSSKSDQNHSDLVPYNQIRANDTDYLFPSNSLVPVHSTLGTTTANNYVDLQENASNMQSLTLSMGSGKGSTSETSIENSNSNTTATAAEGAPRRTLDTFGQRTSIYRGVTRHRWTGRYEAHLWDNSCRREGQSRKGRQVYLGGYDKEEKAARAYDLAALKYWGTSTTTNFPISNYEKELEEMKHMTRQEFVAAIRRKSSGFSRGASMYRGVTRHHQHGRWQARIGRVAGNKDLYLGTFSTEEEAAEAYDIAAIKFRGLNAVTNFDMSRYDVKAILESNTLPIGGGAAKRLKEAQAIESSRKRDEMIAIGSTFQYGSSSSASFHPYSLVQQQQQQQQQQPYEQAQPLLSLQSHENYHLQDSQFHQNFLQTQLQLHQQPSSYLNPSNQNSHFYNNYLQNNPVLLHGLMNMGSSSSVMENTGSSSGSYSGGYLGNGLGIASNSTATNAGGGSAADQLALVKIDYDVPSAPYGSWSCDSVQGSNPGDFSMWNE; via the exons ATGGGTTCCATGAATTCAAACAACTGGCTTTCGTTCCCTCTTTCCCCGAATCAGTCTTCTTTACCACCAAGTTTGCATGCGTCTCATCAGTCTCACCATTTTTCTCTAGGGTTAGTAAACGATAATATCGATAACGCTTTTCAAAACCAAG TAGAGTGGAATTTGATCAACGCTCAAGGCAGCGGCGAAGTTCCAAAGGTTGCAGATTTTCTCGGAGTGAGCAGCAAATCTGATCAGAACCACTCAGATCTTGTGCCTTACAATCAAATTCGGGCCAACGATACTGACTACCTATTTCCAAGCAACAGTCTCGTACCAGTTCACAGCACATTAGGAACAACTACTGCCAATAACTATgtagatcttcaagaaaatgcCAGCAATATGCAGTCATTGACACTGTCCATGGGCAGTGGCAAAGGCTCTACATCCGAAACCAGCATTGAGAATAGCAATAGCAACACTACTGCTACGGCTGCTGAAGGTGCTCCCAGAAGGACTTTGGATACGTTTGGCCAGAGAACCTCAATATATAGAGGTGTAACAAG GCATAGATGGACAGGAAGGTATGAAGCTCATCTCTGGGATAACAGTTGTAGAAGGGAAGGCCAATCGAGGAAAGGTCGTCAAG TCTATTTGG GTGGGTATGACAAAGAAGAGAAAGCTGCAAGGGCTTATGATCTGGCTGCGCTCAAGTACTGGGGAACATCTACCACTACAAACTTCCCT ATAAGTAATTACGAGAAGGAACTTGAAGAGATGAAACATATGACCAGACAAGAATTTGTGGCCGCAATTCGAAG GAAGAGTAGTGGCTTCTCTAGGGGTGCGTCAATGTATCGTGGGGTTACaag GCACCACCAGCATGGAAGATGGCAAGCAAGGATTGGAAGAGTCGCCGGAAACAAGGACCTGTATCTGGGAACATTCA GTACGGAGGAGGAAGCAGCCGAAGCTTATGACATTGCGGCAATAAAGTTCAGAGGGCTCAACGCAGTGACAAACTTCGACATGAGCCGCTACGACGTGAAGGCGATTCTTGAGAGTAACACTTTGCCAATTGGAGGAGGCGCAGCCAAGAGATTGAAGGAAGCCCAAGCCATTGAATCTTCGAGAAAACGCGACGAGATGATCGCCATCGGCTCAACCTTCCAATATGGAAGCTCAAGCTCGGCCAGTTTCCACCCTTACTCTCTAGtacaacagcagcagcagcagcagcagcagcaaccaTACGAGCAAGCTCAGCCTTTACTATCTTTGCAAAGCCATGAGAATTACCATCTTCAAGACTCCCAGTTTCACCAGAATTTCCTCCAAACGCAGCTGCAGCTGCACCAGCAACCTAGCTCCTACTTGAATCCTTCCAACCAGAATTCCCATTTCTACAACAATTATCTTCAGAATAACCCGGTTTTGCTTCATGGATTGATGAACATGGGCTCCTCGTCCTCGGTCATGGAAAATACCGGCAGTTCCAGTGGAAGCTACAGTGGAGGGTATTTGGGAAATGGGCTTGGGATTGCTTCAAATTCTACAGCCACCAACGCCGGCGGTGGCTCTGCTGCCGATCAACTGGCGCTTGTGAAGATTGATTACGACGTGCCGTCGGCCCCCTATGGCAGCTGGTCCTGTGACTCGGTTCAAGGATCCAATCCTGGGGATTTTTCAATGTGGAACGAATGA
- the LOC127812239 gene encoding AP2-like ethylene-responsive transcription factor PLT2 isoform X2, with protein MGSMNSNNWLSFPLSPNQSSLPPSLHASHQSHHFSLGLVNDNIDNAFQNQEWNLINAQGSGEVPKVADFLGVSSKSDQNHSDLVPYNQIRANDTDYLFPSNSLVPVHSTLGTTTANNYVDLQENASNMQSLTLSMGSGKGSTSETSIENSNSNTTATAAEGAPRRTLDTFGQRTSIYRGVTRHRWTGRYEAHLWDNSCRREGQSRKGRQVYLGGYDKEEKAARAYDLAALKYWGTSTTTNFPISNYEKELEEMKHMTRQEFVAAIRRKSSGFSRGASMYRGVTRHHQHGRWQARIGRVAGNKDLYLGTFSTEEEAAEAYDIAAIKFRGLNAVTNFDMSRYDVKAILESNTLPIGGGAAKRLKEAQAIESSRKRDEMIAIGSTFQYGSSSSASFHPYSLVQQQQQQQQQQPYEQAQPLLSLQSHENYHLQDSQFHQNFLQTQLQLHQQPSSYLNPSNQNSHFYNNYLQNNPVLLHGLMNMGSSSSVMENTGSSSGSYSGGYLGNGLGIASNSTATNAGGGSAADQLALVKIDYDVPSAPYGSWSCDSVQGSNPGDFSMWNE; from the exons ATGGGTTCCATGAATTCAAACAACTGGCTTTCGTTCCCTCTTTCCCCGAATCAGTCTTCTTTACCACCAAGTTTGCATGCGTCTCATCAGTCTCACCATTTTTCTCTAGGGTTAGTAAACGATAATATCGATAACGCTTTTCAAAACCAAG AGTGGAATTTGATCAACGCTCAAGGCAGCGGCGAAGTTCCAAAGGTTGCAGATTTTCTCGGAGTGAGCAGCAAATCTGATCAGAACCACTCAGATCTTGTGCCTTACAATCAAATTCGGGCCAACGATACTGACTACCTATTTCCAAGCAACAGTCTCGTACCAGTTCACAGCACATTAGGAACAACTACTGCCAATAACTATgtagatcttcaagaaaatgcCAGCAATATGCAGTCATTGACACTGTCCATGGGCAGTGGCAAAGGCTCTACATCCGAAACCAGCATTGAGAATAGCAATAGCAACACTACTGCTACGGCTGCTGAAGGTGCTCCCAGAAGGACTTTGGATACGTTTGGCCAGAGAACCTCAATATATAGAGGTGTAACAAG GCATAGATGGACAGGAAGGTATGAAGCTCATCTCTGGGATAACAGTTGTAGAAGGGAAGGCCAATCGAGGAAAGGTCGTCAAG TCTATTTGG GTGGGTATGACAAAGAAGAGAAAGCTGCAAGGGCTTATGATCTGGCTGCGCTCAAGTACTGGGGAACATCTACCACTACAAACTTCCCT ATAAGTAATTACGAGAAGGAACTTGAAGAGATGAAACATATGACCAGACAAGAATTTGTGGCCGCAATTCGAAG GAAGAGTAGTGGCTTCTCTAGGGGTGCGTCAATGTATCGTGGGGTTACaag GCACCACCAGCATGGAAGATGGCAAGCAAGGATTGGAAGAGTCGCCGGAAACAAGGACCTGTATCTGGGAACATTCA GTACGGAGGAGGAAGCAGCCGAAGCTTATGACATTGCGGCAATAAAGTTCAGAGGGCTCAACGCAGTGACAAACTTCGACATGAGCCGCTACGACGTGAAGGCGATTCTTGAGAGTAACACTTTGCCAATTGGAGGAGGCGCAGCCAAGAGATTGAAGGAAGCCCAAGCCATTGAATCTTCGAGAAAACGCGACGAGATGATCGCCATCGGCTCAACCTTCCAATATGGAAGCTCAAGCTCGGCCAGTTTCCACCCTTACTCTCTAGtacaacagcagcagcagcagcagcagcagcaaccaTACGAGCAAGCTCAGCCTTTACTATCTTTGCAAAGCCATGAGAATTACCATCTTCAAGACTCCCAGTTTCACCAGAATTTCCTCCAAACGCAGCTGCAGCTGCACCAGCAACCTAGCTCCTACTTGAATCCTTCCAACCAGAATTCCCATTTCTACAACAATTATCTTCAGAATAACCCGGTTTTGCTTCATGGATTGATGAACATGGGCTCCTCGTCCTCGGTCATGGAAAATACCGGCAGTTCCAGTGGAAGCTACAGTGGAGGGTATTTGGGAAATGGGCTTGGGATTGCTTCAAATTCTACAGCCACCAACGCCGGCGGTGGCTCTGCTGCCGATCAACTGGCGCTTGTGAAGATTGATTACGACGTGCCGTCGGCCCCCTATGGCAGCTGGTCCTGTGACTCGGTTCAAGGATCCAATCCTGGGGATTTTTCAATGTGGAACGAATGA